One segment of Leucoraja erinacea ecotype New England chromosome 7, Leri_hhj_1, whole genome shotgun sequence DNA contains the following:
- the en1a gene encoding homeobox protein engrailed-1a: MEEQKDQNIRVESREPSEADRVSISPPFQSPQIQPHPAAQQPHRNTNFFIDNILRPDFGCKKERDRAQTSGRENVNPLTRPSNASSLSPDSDCSDSSSQPSKQSQPKQNEGNGTNSTKYAENTGSALMLVGANAEPISNSDGNKSASSAALMWPAWVYCTRYSDRPSSGPRTRKLKKKKSEKEDKRPRTAFTAEQLQRLKAEFQTNRYITEQRRQTLAQELNLNESQIKIWFQNKRAKIKKATGLKNGLALHLMAQGLYNHSTTTVQDEKEESD, from the exons ATGGAAGAGCAGAAAGATCAAAACATCCGCGTGGAGAGTAGAGAGCCGAGCGAGGCGGATCGCGTTTCTATCTCTCCTCCTTTCCAGTCGCCCCAAATACAGCCCCATCCAGCGGCGCAGCAGCCGCACAGAAACACTAACTTTTTTATTGATAATATTTTGAGGCCGGACTTTGGGTGCAAGAAGGAGAGAGATCGGGCGCAGACGTCTGGGAGAGAAAACGTCAACCCGCTCACAAGGCCGTCAAATGCATCAAGTCTCAGTCCGGATTCAGATTGTAGTGACAGTTCCTCGCAGCCATCCAAGCAGTCTCAACCAAAGCAAAACGAAGGCAATGGAACTAATTCGACAAAGTATGCAGAAAACACTGGCTCGGCGCTTATGCTTGTGGGGGCTAATGCAGAACCTATATCCAACAGTGATGGAAACAAATCGGCATCATCAGCGGCTTTAATGTGGCCTGCCTGGGTTTATTGCACTAGATATTCAGACAGACCGTCCTCTG GTCCCAGGACTAGAAaactgaagaagaagaagagtgagAAAGAAGACAAGCGGCCACGGACTGCGTTCACGGCCGAGCAGCTGCAAAGACTCAAAGCAGAGTTCCAGACCAATCGTTACATCACCGAGCAGAGGCGGCAAACTTTAGCACAAGAACTAAATCTGAACGAATCCCAGATCAAAATCTGGTTCCAGAACAAGAGGGCCAAGATCAAGAAAGCCACTGGCCTGAAGAATGGCTTGGCTCTTCATCTAATGGCCCAGGGACTTTATAATCATTCCACAACAACAGTTCAAGACGAAAAGGAGGAGAGTGACTGA